The Saccharomyces mikatae IFO 1815 strain IFO1815 genome assembly, chromosome: 2 sequence CCTCGataggataatgaaagTGTTGGCAACTATTGTCTTTTCTGAAAGTGGTAAGAAAATTCCTGATTGGAACAGTATTATCAGTTTGATTGAAAGAATAATGAATCAGAATGAAAACTGTGCTTCTCTTTCACCAGATAACCTAGCATTCTTATTTGCCTTGTTTATTCGTAATACTGATGTGAAAACTCTGACTCAATTTCACCAAAAGCTTTTCAACTATGCTCTAACAAATATTGCAGATCATTTCCTTgaattctttcaatttgCATTAAGGTTAAGTTATGAAAGGGTATTATCATTCAACGGCTTAAAGTTCCTGCAATTATTTTTAAAGGAGAACTGGGAATCACAAGGGAAGAAAATTgcacttttctttctagaGATAGATGAGAAGCCTGAATTACAGAAAGTATCGAAAGTCATTTTTCCAGAGGAGTTCCTTTTATCTATCAGAGACTATTTTATCACATcagaaatcaaagattcGGACGATCTTTTCGAAATATATTGGCGAGCTATAATTTTCAGATATTCAAACTTAAAGGATTCAGTGATTATTAACTCTTTGCTTGaacgtatttttttaacttttacATCTCCAGATAACTTTACAAAAGATACGGTTGGTACACTCTTAAAAGTATATTCTAAGGGAGACTACGCTTCAGGGCAAGATCTATTAAAGACTATTTTAGATAATTACGAAAACTACAAAGTAAGTTTAAGCTTTGTAAGCGGATGGAACAAGTTAGTGGGTAACCTACACCCTTCAGAAGATATAAAAGAACTATTATCACACTATCCAAAGCTTCTCATTGACTTGACAGATAACCTTGTGTTACCTGATGGGAAAATTCGTTACGAAACTTTCGAATTAATGAAGGCCTTGATGCATTTGCAGGGTACACCAATACCTGagcttctttcttcatGCATGATTATCGAGCAAGTACCTCTTACATTACAAAATGCCAGAGACTTAACTATCAGAATCAAAAATGTTGGTGCTgaatttggaaaaactGAGACAGACAAACTAAcgtcttctttttttctcaagcATCTGTTTGGACTTTTAACTGTTAGATTTTCTCCAGCTTGGACAGGTGTTTTTGATACTCTTCCTAATGTCTACACAAAAGATGAAGCTCTTGTGTGGAAATTGGTATTAACGTTTATTAGATGCCCTGATGAAAATCAGAAGTTGGATTACTATGAGCCTTTGCTTGAAGATGGTACGGACACAATACTGTGGGATTCTGGCGTGGTGAGGTTAAGAGACACCATTGATACGTTCTCACAAGTTTGGTCAAAGTATTCTACTCAAAATACGAGCATAATAGGCACTACTATAGAAAGAAGGGGGAACGTCACCTACCCAGTTTTGATTAGAAATCAGGCTTTAAAAGTTATGCTATCTATTCCTCAAGTTGCAGAAAGACACTTTGCCGATATTGCaccttttgttttcaatgatttcaaGACCTataaagatgaagaggatTTGGAAAATGAGCGTGTTATTACTGGTTCATGGATGGAAGCTGATAGGAACTTGTTTTTGAAGACTTTAagcaaattcaaaaatataaagaatgTTCACAGTACAGTGGAACTGCATGATCATTTGATGGTTTTATTGGGTAGTCGTAATACAGATGTTCAGAAACTGGCGTTAGATGCACTTCTTGCTTATAAGGATTCTACACTGAATAAGTATAGAGATAACTTAAGGAATCTATTAGATGACACTTTATTCAAGGATGAAATTACAACTTTCTTAACAGAAAATGGGTCACAGGCCATCAAAAATGACGATGAGAAGGTGATTATGCCATATGTtttaagaattttttttggtcgAGCACAAGTACCCCCAACAAGTGGACAAAAAAGAAGCCGCAAAATAGCTGttatttctgttttacCAAATTTTAAGGAGGCGTACGTTAATGATTTTTTGACTTTGGCTAGTGAAAGACTGGACTATAcctatttcttcaacaacaaccaCCAAATAAATGGCTCAAAGGCTACTTTGAAAACTATAAGACGTATGACTGGTTTCATCAACATTGTAAATTCAGCTCTGTCTGTATTGAGAACAAATTTTCCATTGCATACTTCCTCAGTGTTGCAACCGTTAATTTACTCGATTGCTATGGCATATTATATCCTGGATACTGAGGGCACAGAAGAGGTTCATTTAAGGAAGATGGCAGGCAATTTGAGGCAGCAAGGTCTAAAATGTTTCAGTAGtatctttgaatttgtcGGGACTGCGTTTGATTGGTCCACATCTATGGATGGTGTCTACACTGTTGTAGTTAAACCACGTATCCCGCACTTTTCAGATGAAAATTTACAACAACCCTCCTCTTTGCTACGAATTATCCTTTATTGGGCACATAATCCCTCTTTGTACCCATTTCTGTACTACGATGAACTAGCAGCAGCTACTGCGTTGATGGACACCATATCAAACCAACACGTTAAGGAGGCTGTTATTAGTCCCATTATTGAAGCAGCGGATTCGATTATCAGAACACCAGTAAATGATGATCATTACGTAGATTTGGTGACTCTTATCTGCTCATCCTGTTTGAAAATACTTCCCTCGTTATATATTCGACTTTCTGACTCAAGCTCTATTTCTTCGTTTTTGAACTTGTTAGTCAGTATTACTGAATTGGGATTTATTCAAGACAATGATGTTAGAAGTCATTTGGTCTCTTCACTGACATCCATATTGAAGGGAAAGATAAAAAGATTGCCAGAAAATGATACCCAAAAAATCCTAAAGATATTGAAACTTATAGTATTCAACTACGATTGTTCTTGGAGTGATATTAAGGAACTCTATGCAACCATATCGTCTTTGTTTAAAACATTTGATGAGCGAAATCTCAGAGTTTCCTTAACAGAGCTCTTCGTGGAACTTGGTAGAAAAGTTCCTGAATTAGAAAACATTTCTAAATTGGTTGCAGACTTGAATTCATACTCATCTTTGCGTATACATGAGTATGATTTCCCTAGAATTCTATCCTCCTTCAAAGGGCTCATTGAAAATGGTTACAAGTCTTACAGCGAGATGGAGTGGCTTCCTCTATTGTTTACCTGTTTACACTATATTAACGATAAGGAAGAACTTGCGCTAAGAACAAACGCATCACATGCGATAATGAAGtttattgattttattaACGAGAAGAATAATTCTATTGATGCCACGCCATCAATTTCTATGCTAAAAGACATCCTTTTACCAAGTATAAGGGCTGGTCTCAGACATCCTTTAGAAGAAGTACAAAGCGAATATATATCAGTGCTGTCATATATGGTGAAAAACTCTAAATATTTCACAGACTTCGAAGATATGACCATTTTGCTCTACAATGGTGATGAAGAGGCAGATTTCTTCACAAATATTAATCATATTCAACTGCATCGTCGCCAAAGAGCTATCAAAAGGTTAGGTGAACATGCTCATCAACTCAAAGATAATAGTATATCTCACTATCTGATACCAATGATCGAGCATTATGTATTTTCAGATGACGAAAGGTACAGAAACATTGGGAATGAAACGCAACTAACCATTGGAGATTTGGCACAACATATGAGTTGGAACCAATACAAGGCTCTTTTCAGAAGGTATATTTCAATGCTGAAAAACAAACCTCATCAAATGAAGCAAGCCACACTACTAATTGTTCAACTCTCAGTTTCCCTTAGAGAAACTTTTCGTTCTGTAAGAGGTGAAACTGAATCAAAGTTTACTTTGAGCAAATTCCCTTCTAACTTGGAAGAACCCACTAATTTTATTAAGCAGGAACTGTACCCGACactttcaaagattctaGGCACAAGAGATGACGAAACTATCATTGAAAGGATGCCTATTGCGGAGGCTCTAGTTAATGTTGTTTTGGGGCTCACAAATGATGACGTTGTCCATTTCCTTCCAAGTATCCTAACGAATATTTGCCAAGTTCTAAGAAGTAAATCCGAAGAGTTAAGAGATGCCGTAAGAGTGACTCTCGGTAAAATTAGTATTATCCTAGGTGCTGATTATCTTGTTTTTATGATAAAGGAGTTGATGGCCACTTTAAAACGTGGTTCTCAAATTCACGTATTAAGCTACACTGTCCACTATATCTTGAAGAGTATGCAAGGAATATTAAAACATTCCGACTTAGACACTTCTTCCAGCATGATTGTTAGGATCATAATGGAAAACATTTTTGGTTTCGctggtgaagaaaaagattcAGAGAACTATCACACAAAggttaaagaaattaagaGTAACAAAAGCTATGACGCTGGTGAACTTCTCGCTTCAAACCTTAGCTTGACAGAGTTCGGTACATTGCTTTCTCCTGTGAAAGCTTTGTTGATGGTTAGAATTAATCTGAGGAATCAAAACAAATTGAATGAGCTATTAAGACGATATCTGCTGGGTCTGAATCATAATAGTGATTCTGAATCGGAGGACATTCTTAAATTTTGCCATCAGCTTTTCCAGGAGTCAGaattaaataataatactcAAAAACCTAAGAGGAATGTGAGAACCGAAGTGgacgaaaaagaagattttttcttggttaaTTTGGAATCGAAATCATACACTATCAATTCACATAGTTCCCTTTTGAATAGCACTTTGCAGAAATTTGCCTTAGATTTGCTCAGAAACGTGATAACCAGACATCGTTCTTTTCTGACTGTGTCCCATCTAGAAGCCTtcattccatttttgaGAGACTCATTAAtttctgaaaatgaagGTGTGGTAATTAGTACGTTACGTATTTTGATCACATTAATCAAGCTGGAATTTTCTGAAGAATCTAGCGAGATCTTCAAAAACTGTGCAAGAAAGGTTTTGAACATTATTAAGGTTTCTCCCTCAACTTCAAGTGAATTATGTCAAATGGGTTTGAAGTTCCTTTCTGCCTTCATACGTCACACGGATGCCACGTTGAAGGACACTGCCTTGAGTTATGTTCTGGGAAGGATCTTGCCAGACTTGAACGAACCAAGCAGACAGGGCCTCGCTTTTAATTTCCTGAAAGCACTTGTTTCAAAACATATCATGCTTCCAGAACTTTATGACATTACGGATACTACCAGGGAAATAATGGTCACCAatcattcaaaagaaattagGGATGTGTCTAGGAGCGTCTATTATCAGTTTTTAATGGAATATGACCAAAGTAAGGGCCGTTTAGAAAAGCAGTTCAAATTCATGGTAGACAATTTGCAGTATCCTACCGAATCCGGCCGTCAGTCGGTAATGGAATTGATCAATTTGATCATTACAAAAGCAAATCCTGCCTTACTATCAAGATTATCatcttccttctttctGGCACTAGTCAATGTTTCCTTTAATGACGATGCGCCAAGATGCCGTGAGATGGCTTCGGTTTTAATTTCAACAATGCTTCTGaaacttgaaaataaagacCTTGAAATTGTCGAAAAATATATAGCTGCTTGGTTAAAACAAGCTGATAATGCATCTTTTCTGAATCTTGGGTTGAGAACTTATAAGGTTTATTTGAAGAGCATTGGATTTGGACATACTATTGAGCTAGACGAGCTTGCCATTAAGCGTATAAGATACGTTTTGACCGATACTTCCGTAGGATCAAAACATGAGTGGGATCTGGTATTCTCAGCTTTGGATACATTTTCGTCTTATATGGAATCTACAGAAAGTATTTACAAGCATGACTTCAAAGACATATGGGATGGGATCATTACGTGTCTGTTGTATCCACACTCGTGGGTCCGTCAATCTGCGGCTAAACTtattcatcttctaataTGCAACAAGGGTAAACTGGAGGTGCCGTTGACCAACGTGGAAGTTCAAACCATTGCAACAAGAGTTCTACATCAATTAGGTGCGCCTTCAATTACAGAAAATCTTGCCAATGTCtcaataaaaacattaGTTAATATTGGTATCCTATGGAAAGACGAGAACACACCATTTATCATGGATATGTCGAAGAAAACAGAAGAGGAACCGAAATATACTACTGCGGTTGACTATATGATAAGTCGAGTTGGCGGTATCATTAGATCTGATGAACATCGTATGGATTCTTTTATGTCGAAGAAGGCGTGCATTCAACTATTGGCCTTATTAGTTCAAGTCTTAGATGAAGCTGAAGTGATTGCAGAAGGTGAAAAGATACTACTGCCGTTATATGGTTACCTAGAAACATATTATTCAAAGTCAGTTgatgaagaacaagaagaactaCGCACTCTTTCTAACGAATGTTTAAAAGTACTAGAAAACAAATTACCAGTATCCGAGTTTACTAGAATATATACTGCTGTCAAACAGACTGTGttagaaagaagaaaggaaagaagATCTAAAAGAGCGATTTTGGCTGTTAACGCTCCACAAATTTCGGCTGACAAAAAGTTAAG is a genomic window containing:
- the UTP20 gene encoding Utp20p (similar to Saccharomyces cerevisiae UTP20 (YBL004W); ancestral locus Anc_3.211), with the protein product MAKQKQTTKSSKRYRYSSFKARIDDLKIEPARNLEKRVHDYVESSHFLASFDQWKEINLSAKFTEFAGENEHDVQTLPQILYHDEKIFNSLVSFINAHDEFSLQPLLDLLAQFCHDLGPDFLKFYEKAIRTLINLLDAAIEFESSNVFEWGFNCLAYIFKYLSKFLVKKLVLTCDLLIPLLSHSKEYLSRFSAEALSFLVRKAPVSNLSKFIESVFGKLEEGDEQSNLYEGLLILFTESMTSTQETLHSKAKVIMSVLLQEALAQSSPERSVSLLSDIWMNISKYASIESLLPVYDVVFENFNNLLDSTNLDRIMKVLATIVFSESGKKIPDWNSIISLIERIMNQNENCASLSPDNLAFLFALFIRNTDVKTLTQFHQKLFNYALTNIADHFLEFFQFALRLSYERVLSFNGLKFLQLFLKENWESQGKKIALFFLEIDEKPELQKVSKVIFPEEFLLSIRDYFITSEIKDSDDLFEIYWRAIIFRYSNLKDSVIINSLLERIFLTFTSPDNFTKDTVGTLLKVYSKGDYASGQDLLKTILDNYENYKVSLSFVSGWNKLVGNLHPSEDIKELLSHYPKLLIDLTDNLVLPDGKIRYETFELMKALMHLQGTPIPELLSSCMIIEQVPLTLQNARDLTIRIKNVGAEFGKTETDKLTSSFFLKHLFGLLTVRFSPAWTGVFDTLPNVYTKDEALVWKLVLTFIRCPDENQKLDYYEPLLEDGTDTILWDSGVVRLRDTIDTFSQVWSKYSTQNTSIIGTTIERRGNVTYPVLIRNQALKVMLSIPQVAERHFADIAPFVFNDFKTYKDEEDLENERVITGSWMEADRNLFLKTLSKFKNIKNVHSTVELHDHLMVLLGSRNTDVQKLALDALLAYKDSTLNKYRDNLRNLLDDTLFKDEITTFLTENGSQAIKNDDEKVIMPYVLRIFFGRAQVPPTSGQKRSRKIAVISVLPNFKEAYVNDFLTLASERLDYTYFFNNNHQINGSKATLKTIRRMTGFINIVNSALSVLRTNFPLHTSSVLQPLIYSIAMAYYILDTEGTEEVHLRKMAGNLRQQGLKCFSSIFEFVGTAFDWSTSMDGVYTVVVKPRIPHFSDENLQQPSSLLRIILYWAHNPSLYPFLYYDELAAATALMDTISNQHVKEAVISPIIEAADSIIRTPVNDDHYVDLVTLICSSCLKILPSLYIRLSDSSSISSFLNLLVSITELGFIQDNDVRSHLVSSLTSILKGKIKRLPENDTQKILKILKLIVFNYDCSWSDIKELYATISSLFKTFDERNLRVSLTELFVELGRKVPELENISKLVADLNSYSSLRIHEYDFPRILSSFKGLIENGYKSYSEMEWLPLLFTCLHYINDKEELALRTNASHAIMKFIDFINEKNNSIDATPSISMLKDILLPSIRAGLRHPLEEVQSEYISVLSYMVKNSKYFTDFEDMTILLYNGDEEADFFTNINHIQLHRRQRAIKRLGEHAHQLKDNSISHYLIPMIEHYVFSDDERYRNIGNETQLTIGDLAQHMSWNQYKALFRRYISMLKNKPHQMKQATLLIVQLSVSLRETFRSVRGETESKFTLSKFPSNLEEPTNFIKQELYPTLSKILGTRDDETIIERMPIAEALVNVVLGLTNDDVVHFLPSILTNICQVLRSKSEELRDAVRVTLGKISIILGADYLVFMIKELMATLKRGSQIHVLSYTVHYILKSMQGILKHSDLDTSSSMIVRIIMENIFGFAGEEKDSENYHTKVKEIKSNKSYDAGELLASNLSLTEFGTLLSPVKALLMVRINLRNQNKLNELLRRYLLGLNHNSDSESEDILKFCHQLFQESELNNNTQKPKRNVRTEVDEKEDFFLVNLESKSYTINSHSSLLNSTLQKFALDLLRNVITRHRSFLTVSHLEAFIPFLRDSLISENEGVVISTLRILITLIKLEFSEESSEIFKNCARKVLNIIKVSPSTSSELCQMGLKFLSAFIRHTDATLKDTALSYVLGRILPDLNEPSRQGLAFNFLKALVSKHIMLPELYDITDTTREIMVTNHSKEIRDVSRSVYYQFLMEYDQSKGRLEKQFKFMVDNLQYPTESGRQSVMELINLIITKANPALLSRLSSSFFLALVNVSFNDDAPRCREMASVLISTMLLKLENKDLEIVEKYIAAWLKQADNASFLNLGLRTYKVYLKSIGFGHTIELDELAIKRIRYVLTDTSVGSKHEWDLVFSALDTFSSYMESTESIYKHDFKDIWDGIITCLLYPHSWVRQSAAKLIHLLICNKGKLEVPLTNVEVQTIATRVLHQLGAPSITENLANVSIKTLVNIGILWKDENTPFIMDMSKKTEEEPKYTTAVDYMISRVGGIIRSDEHRMDSFMSKKACIQLLALLVQVLDEAEVIAEGEKILLPLYGYLETYYSKSVDEEQEELRTLSNECLKVLENKLPVSEFTRIYTAVKQTVLERRKERRSKRAILAVNAPQISADKKLRKHARSREKRKHEKDENGYYQRRNKKKRV